A genomic region of Arachis hypogaea cultivar Tifrunner chromosome 5, arahy.Tifrunner.gnm2.J5K5, whole genome shotgun sequence contains the following coding sequences:
- the LOC112803936 gene encoding probable ADP-ribosylation factor GTPase-activating protein AGD15 isoform X1, with the protein MNDLMIFTIILLLLLFLHCVLEGLLRLPDNRECADCRNKAPRWASVNLGIFICMQCSGIHRSLGVHISQVRSTTLDTWLPEQVSFMQLMGNVNANKHWEAELPTNVDRNRYGIDKFIRAKYVDKEWASKHGLQAASAKSSETLRNHQRNRRLSLEESILVGHMAQIQPPQPQVAKSHEIPSGLERKKSAPQVKIRGPSASLDFDNLTRNGNSTTVDLFAFLNFNDNNNNNNNNNNNNNNNNNNNNQKAVFSSSSATSTPTSWTTFD; encoded by the exons ATGAATGATCTGATGATCTTTACTATCATTCTTCTTTTGTTACTCTTCCTTCACTGT GTTTTAGAGGGACTTCTTAGGCTACCTGACAACAGGGAATGTGCAGATTGCCGGAATAA GGCACCACGATGGGCAAGTGTGAACCTAGGAATTTTCATTTGCATGCAGTGTTCAGGAATTCACCGAAGTCTTGGAGTACACATATCACag gtgCGGTCTACAACTTTGGATACATGGTTGCCAGAACAAGTATCTTTCATGCAAC TTATGGGTAATGTGAATGCCAATAAGCACTGGGAGGCTGAGCTGCCGACAAATGTTGACAGAAATCGATATGGAATCGACAAATTTATTCGCGCCAA gtATGTGGATAAAGAATGGGCTTCAAAACATGGTCTACAAGCAGCATCTGCAAAGTCATCTGAAACATTGAGGAATCATCAAAGGAATAGAAGATTGTCTCTTGAGGAAAGCATTCTTGTGGGCCACATGGCACAAATTCAGCCGCCACAGCCGCAAGTAGCAAAATCTCATGAG ATCCCCTCAGGtttggaaagaaagaaaagtgcACCACAAGTAAAGATCCGGGGGCCATCGGCATCACTTGATTTTGATAATCTCACAAGAAATGGAAACAGTACTACCGTTGATCTTTTTGCCTTTCTTAATttcaatgataataataataataataataataataataataataataataataataataataataataatcaaaaggctgtcttctcatcatcatcagcaaCTTCAACTCCTACAAGCTGGACAACATTTGATT GA
- the LOC112803936 gene encoding probable ADP-ribosylation factor GTPase-activating protein AGD15 isoform X2, whose amino-acid sequence MMNGKASVSKELNAKHIKVLEGLLRLPDNRECADCRNKAPRWASVNLGIFICMQCSGIHRSLGVHISQVRSTTLDTWLPEQVSFMQLMGNVNANKHWEAELPTNVDRNRYGIDKFIRAKYVDKEWASKHGLQAASAKSSETLRNHQRNRRLSLEESILVGHMAQIQPPQPQVAKSHEIPSGLERKKSAPQVKIRGPSASLDFDNLTRNGNSTTVDLFAFLNFNDNNNNNNNNNNNNNNNNNNNNQKAVFSSSSATSTPTSWTTFD is encoded by the exons ATGATGAATGGAAAAGCCTCCGTCTCTAAGGAACTTAATGCCAAACACATCAAG GTTTTAGAGGGACTTCTTAGGCTACCTGACAACAGGGAATGTGCAGATTGCCGGAATAA GGCACCACGATGGGCAAGTGTGAACCTAGGAATTTTCATTTGCATGCAGTGTTCAGGAATTCACCGAAGTCTTGGAGTACACATATCACag gtgCGGTCTACAACTTTGGATACATGGTTGCCAGAACAAGTATCTTTCATGCAAC TTATGGGTAATGTGAATGCCAATAAGCACTGGGAGGCTGAGCTGCCGACAAATGTTGACAGAAATCGATATGGAATCGACAAATTTATTCGCGCCAA gtATGTGGATAAAGAATGGGCTTCAAAACATGGTCTACAAGCAGCATCTGCAAAGTCATCTGAAACATTGAGGAATCATCAAAGGAATAGAAGATTGTCTCTTGAGGAAAGCATTCTTGTGGGCCACATGGCACAAATTCAGCCGCCACAGCCGCAAGTAGCAAAATCTCATGAG ATCCCCTCAGGtttggaaagaaagaaaagtgcACCACAAGTAAAGATCCGGGGGCCATCGGCATCACTTGATTTTGATAATCTCACAAGAAATGGAAACAGTACTACCGTTGATCTTTTTGCCTTTCTTAATttcaatgataataataataataataataataataataataataataataataataataataataataatcaaaaggctgtcttctcatcatcatcagcaaCTTCAACTCCTACAAGCTGGACAACATTTGATT GA